From Zingiber officinale cultivar Zhangliang chromosome 5B, Zo_v1.1, whole genome shotgun sequence, the proteins below share one genomic window:
- the LOC121984340 gene encoding protein NRT1/ PTR FAMILY 2.7-like, translated as MSKEESQEAEAPKKDGKGGWITFPFILGSAFGMTLAASGVTANLTVYLIKQYNVKSIDAAQIGNIVNGCINLSPVAGAILSDAFVGCYPVIVFSTLLSLLSLVLVTLTAAVKWLRPPPCAFGSADCQSASSGQLAFLYIAIALTAAGCGGTRFNMLALGASQFDKPRDQTVIFNWFFVLIYAAGIIGTTVLVFIEDSISWTLGFGLSATANAASAVVLLSGAKYYRKPAAQGSPFTGLLQVVVAAFRKWNVTITPANPSYYFRAINGGNINRAKTLDQTPNGSLLGRAPTQSLRFLNRAAWICDGETKPNGSVAKPWRLCSVEQVEDFKVLLRIFPLWSSSIFISVSISIQLGLTVLQALTMDRTVGPHFSVPASSFVVSSLASTAISLCLLDRFLLPLWHRLTRHTPTPLQRVGVGHFFNAAGMAASALVEHARARVVRAHRKESEAGWVVPMSALWLVVPLVLVGVGEAFHFPGQVALYYREFPSMLRNTSTGLIAVTIALGFYLSTAVIDLIRRTTGWLPDNINASRLEKVYWIVTVLTIANFSYYIACAALYRYQNPLPEEEEEEEEEGRQQQLNVND; from the exons ATGAGTAAGGAGGAGTCCCAAGAAGCTGAAGCACCGAAGAAGGACGGCAAAGGCGGATGGATCACTTTTCCTTTCATCTTAG GGAGTGCGTTTGGGATGACGCTAGCGGCTTCAGGAGTGACAGCCAACTTGACGGTGTACCTGATAAAGCAGTACAACGTGAAGAGCATCGACGCCGCGCAGATCGGGAACATCGTCAACGGCTGCATCAACCTTTCTCCCGTCGCCGGAGCCATCCTTTCTGATGCCTTCGTCGGCTGCTATCCAGTTATCGTTTTCTCCACCTTGCTCAGTTTACTG TCACTCGTCCTCGTCACGTTGACCGCTGCCGTCAAGTGGCTCAGGCCGCCCCCATGCGCGTTCGGTTCCGCCGACTGCCAGTCGGCGTCTTCGGGCCAGCTCGCCTTCTTATACATAGCAATAGCTCTGACAGCGGCCGGCTGTGGCGGAACGCGGTTCAACATGCTCGCCCTGGGCGCCAGTCAATTCGACAAGCCCCGAGACCAGACCGTGATCTTCAACTGGTTCTTCGTCCTCATCTACGCCGCTGGCATCATCGGAACCACTGTCTTAGTCTTCATTGAAGACAGCATCAGCTGGACGCTGGGCTTCGGGCTGTCCGCAACGGCTAACGCTGCTAGCGCCGTCGTCCTGCTGTCGGGAGCCAAGTACTACAGGAAGCCGGCAGCCCAAGGAAGCCCGTTCACTGGCCTCCTACAAGTGGTCGTTGCTGCTTTCAGAAAATGGAATGTTACAATAACACCGGCGAATCCCAGCTATTACTTCAGAGCAATTAATGGCGGAAACATTAACAGAGCAAAGACTTTGGATCAAACTCCGAACGGGAGCCTACTGGGACGTGCTCCGACCCAGAGCCTAAGGTTTCTGAACAGGGCTGCGTGGATCTGCGACGGCGAGACCAAGCCAAACGGGTCGGTGGCCAAGCCGTGGAGGCTCTGCAGCGTGGAGCAAGTCGAGGACTTCAAGGTCTTGCTCCGCATCTTCCCTCTCTGGAGCTCCTCCATCTTCATCAGCGTCTCCATCAGCATCCAGCTCGGCCTCACCGTCCTCCAAGCCCTCACCATGGACCGTACCGTCGGCCCTCACTTCTCCGTCCCCGCCAGTTCCTTTGTCGTCTCCTCCCTCGCCAGCACAGCAATCTCCCTCTGCCTGCTCGACCGCTTCCTCCTCCCTCTCTGGCACCGACTCACGCGGCACACTCCCACGCCGCTCCAGCGCGTGGGTGTGGGCCACTTCTTCAACGCCGCCGGCATGGCGGCGTCTGCCCTGGTCGAGCACGCCCGGGCGAGGGTGGTGCGGGCGCATCGTAAGGAAAGCGAGGCCGGTTGGGTGGTGCCCATGTCGGCGCTATGGCTGGTGGTGCCGTTGGTATTGGTGGGGGTGGGGGAGGCGTTTCATTTCCCGGGGCAAGTGGCGCTTTATTACCGGGAGTTCCCGTCGATGCTGCGCAACACGTCGACGGGGTTGATAGCGGTGACCATTGCGCTGGGGTTCTACCTGAGCACTGCCGTGATAGACTTGATCCGCCGAACGACAGGGTGGTTACCGGACAATATAAACGCGTCGAGATTGGAGAAGGTGTATTGGATTGTGACTGTGTTGACGATTGCCAACTTTAGCTACTACATCGCCTGCGCAGCGCTCTACAGGTATCAGAATCCGCTgccagaggaggaggaggaggaggaggaggaggggcggCAGCAGCAGCTGAATGTAAACGATTAA